A portion of the Pseudoxanthomonas sp. JBR18 genome contains these proteins:
- the pip gene encoding prolyl aminopeptidase encodes MRTLYPAIEPYNTGTLQVDDRHVLYFEECGNPQGKPVVLLHGGPGGGCSPKMRCFHDPAKYRIVLFDQRGSGRSRPHADLVDNTTWDLVADIEKLREHLGIEAWQVFGGSWGSTLALAYAETHPQRVTELVLRGIFMLRRWELEWFYQEGASRLFPDAWEHYIKAIPEVERADLISAFHRRLTSDEQATRLAAARAWSVWEGATSFLRVDDDFVNGHEDAEFALAFARIENHYFVNGGFFEVEDQLLRDAHRIADIPGVIVHGRYDVVCPIANAWGLHKAWPKATLEISPTSGHSAFEAENIDALVRATDAFA; translated from the coding sequence ATGCGCACGCTCTACCCCGCCATCGAGCCCTACAACACCGGCACGCTGCAGGTCGACGATCGCCACGTCCTGTATTTCGAGGAGTGCGGCAATCCGCAGGGCAAGCCGGTGGTCCTGCTGCACGGTGGCCCGGGCGGCGGCTGCAGCCCGAAGATGCGCTGCTTCCACGACCCGGCCAAATACCGCATCGTGCTGTTCGACCAGCGCGGCTCGGGCCGCTCGCGTCCGCATGCGGACCTGGTCGACAACACCACCTGGGATCTGGTGGCCGACATCGAAAAACTGCGTGAGCACCTGGGCATCGAGGCCTGGCAGGTGTTCGGCGGTAGCTGGGGGTCCACCCTGGCCCTGGCCTACGCCGAAACCCACCCGCAGCGCGTGACCGAGCTGGTCCTGCGCGGCATCTTCATGCTGCGCCGCTGGGAGCTGGAATGGTTCTACCAGGAGGGCGCCAGCCGCCTGTTCCCCGATGCATGGGAGCACTACATCAAGGCGATCCCCGAGGTCGAGCGCGCCGACCTGATCTCGGCCTTCCATCGGCGCCTGACCAGCGATGAGCAGGCTACGCGCCTGGCGGCCGCGCGGGCGTGGTCGGTGTGGGAGGGGGCGACCAGCTTCCTGCGCGTGGACGATGATTTCGTCAACGGGCACGAGGATGCGGAATTCGCGCTGGCCTTCGCCCGCATCGAGAACCACTACTTCGTCAACGGGGGCTTCTTCGAGGTCGAGGATCAGCTGCTGCGCGACGCACACCGCATCGCCGACATCCCCGGAGTGATCGTGCACGGCCGCTACGACGTGGTCTGCCCGATTGCCAATGCCTGGGGCCTGCACAAGGCCTGGCCGAAGGCGACGCTGGAGATCAGCCCGACCTCCGGGCACTCCGCATTCGAAGCCGAGAACATCGACGCCCTGGTCCGCGCCACCGACGCCTTCGCCTGA
- a CDS encoding DUF1631 family protein, translating to MASTYAQDAKNDRNAALLEHVRLLAIVPAGEIFQAVYDTLPTGLDESAGRDGAASIDLIEAKHEVRRRRERSLSRFRAHLVNAWQLLELGRPLSVEYKLAEIDLDEDGAAKLGLLSYQDMEVRLAIRRMADAIAHRWRPELMRVNRYVGLLAGGLKLGDDTLPFGPHHIGAGLFDALEELVLAPPARLAIIRICEAELQERLGTLYAGLERRLVQVVRASEEALLKPRTLRRIPNARYLSGQDAADQDEAPDWIARFFAQWQPPAASPAAAAGAEHARTTKEILPSELHALLQRSRGESPAGRADPRRALSQRELLSVLSLMQSMPSPSTAPSTARLPQQLKHDILATGAKLGIDPARVRLDPVDEDTLDLVAMLFEVMLDECHLQGALRASMLRLLVPYAKVALIGPELFLRENDPPRRLLNLLADAAECLAGDEAAEKQLRAEFDRTLDRIVSDFAEHTEVFAALLQSFATAFGNYRRRVEIAERRATEMHRAQERRDEARRFADGAVSARTQGRHLPAAIEDFLSRYWAPYVGMTVLRGESGAADLSDALALADALLEELDLARVHGQARPWLEQLQPSLSKLLDNLGLSAADAAAARQALRDALAGQAQHDESVLAELPPLPRPLPTAQPEAPVPVAWEEPTPPTEVDEVTADYFRHMPLGTWLDFVSRDGSVRPGKLSWVSPISARLMFVDRRGGRMCVASADELSAMAHLDRVRMHRHEDAFYSAMQGAIDQLEH from the coding sequence ATGGCCAGTACATACGCCCAGGACGCAAAAAACGACCGTAACGCCGCGCTGCTCGAGCATGTGCGGCTGTTGGCGATCGTGCCGGCGGGCGAAATCTTCCAGGCCGTCTATGACACCTTGCCCACGGGCCTGGACGAATCTGCCGGCCGCGACGGCGCGGCCTCGATCGATCTGATCGAAGCCAAGCACGAGGTCCGCCGACGCCGCGAGCGCAGCCTGTCCCGGTTCCGGGCGCACTTGGTCAACGCCTGGCAGCTGCTGGAGCTCGGCCGTCCGCTGTCGGTGGAATACAAGCTCGCCGAGATCGACCTGGACGAGGACGGCGCTGCCAAGCTGGGCCTGCTCAGCTACCAGGACATGGAGGTGCGCCTGGCGATCCGGCGCATGGCCGATGCCATCGCCCACCGCTGGCGCCCAGAGCTGATGCGAGTCAACCGCTACGTCGGTCTGCTGGCCGGCGGGCTGAAGCTGGGGGACGACACGCTGCCGTTCGGTCCCCATCACATCGGGGCGGGCCTGTTCGATGCCCTTGAGGAGCTGGTCCTGGCACCGCCGGCGCGCCTGGCGATCATCCGCATCTGCGAAGCCGAACTGCAGGAACGGCTGGGCACGCTCTACGCGGGCCTGGAGCGCCGCCTGGTGCAGGTCGTGCGGGCCTCGGAAGAAGCGCTGCTCAAGCCCCGGACCCTTCGGCGCATCCCCAATGCGCGCTACCTCTCGGGCCAGGACGCCGCCGACCAGGACGAGGCGCCGGACTGGATCGCGCGCTTCTTCGCCCAGTGGCAGCCCCCCGCCGCCTCGCCGGCCGCGGCCGCGGGCGCCGAGCACGCGCGAACGACCAAGGAAATCCTGCCCTCGGAACTGCATGCCCTGCTGCAGCGTTCGCGCGGCGAGTCGCCTGCCGGACGCGCCGACCCGCGTCGTGCCTTGTCCCAGCGCGAACTGCTCTCGGTGCTGTCGCTGATGCAGTCCATGCCCTCGCCGTCCACGGCGCCCTCGACGGCGCGGCTGCCGCAGCAGCTGAAACACGACATCCTGGCGACCGGGGCCAAGCTCGGCATCGATCCTGCGCGCGTGCGGCTGGACCCGGTCGATGAAGACACCCTGGACCTGGTGGCGATGCTGTTCGAGGTCATGCTCGACGAATGCCATCTGCAGGGCGCGCTGCGCGCGTCGATGCTGCGCCTGCTGGTGCCCTACGCCAAGGTCGCCCTGATCGGGCCGGAGCTGTTCCTGCGCGAGAACGATCCACCGCGGCGCCTGCTCAATCTGCTGGCCGATGCGGCCGAATGCCTGGCCGGCGACGAGGCGGCGGAAAAGCAGCTGCGCGCCGAGTTCGATCGCACGCTCGACCGGATCGTCAGCGATTTCGCCGAGCACACCGAGGTGTTCGCCGCGCTGCTGCAGTCCTTCGCCACCGCCTTCGGCAACTATCGTCGTCGGGTGGAGATCGCCGAGCGCCGCGCCACCGAGATGCATCGCGCCCAGGAACGTCGCGACGAGGCGCGTCGGTTCGCCGATGGCGCGGTGAGCGCCCGCACCCAGGGGCGGCATCTGCCGGCCGCCATCGAGGACTTCCTGTCGCGCTACTGGGCGCCGTATGTCGGCATGACGGTCTTGCGCGGGGAGAGTGGCGCGGCGGACCTGTCCGACGCCCTGGCGCTGGCCGACGCGTTGCTGGAGGAACTGGACCTGGCCCGGGTGCATGGCCAGGCCCGCCCATGGCTGGAGCAGTTGCAGCCCTCCTTGTCCAAGCTGCTCGACAACCTGGGACTGAGCGCGGCTGACGCAGCGGCGGCGCGCCAGGCCCTGCGCGACGCGCTGGCCGGCCAGGCGCAGCACGACGAGAGCGTGCTGGCCGAACTGCCACCGCTGCCTCGTCCGTTGCCGACCGCCCAGCCCGAGGCGCCGGTGCCGGTGGCCTGGGAAGAACCGACGCCGCCGACCGAGGTCGACGAGGTGACGGCGGACTATTTCCGGCACATGCCGCTGGGAACGTGGCTGGACTTCGTGTCCCGCGACGGCAGCGTGCGTCCTGGCAAGCTCAGCTGGGTCAGCCCGATCTCGGCGCGGCTGATGTTCGTGGACCGGCGTGGCGGCCGGATGTGCGTGGCATCGGCCGATGAACTGTCGGCCATGGCCCATCTGGACCGGGTGCGCATGCATCGTCACGAGGATGCCTTCTACAGCGCCATGCAGGGCGCGATCGACCAGCTGGAGCACTGA
- a CDS encoding NUDIX hydrolase — MNSKTEPAEVMYDGKYLRMIRRGTWEYAERAHAGGLAAIIIAVTPQDKIVFVEQFRVPLQANTIEMPAGLVGDIHADESIEVSAIRELEEETGWTAEHAEVLLIGPVSSGSTSEQIAFVRASGLTKVGEGGGDGDENITVHEIPRTQAAAWLVSKLGEGYQLDAKLWAGLWMIEHHLDGTPRG, encoded by the coding sequence ATGAATTCCAAGACCGAACCGGCCGAAGTCATGTACGACGGCAAGTACCTGCGCATGATCCGCCGCGGCACCTGGGAATACGCCGAACGCGCCCACGCCGGCGGCCTGGCCGCGATCATCATCGCCGTCACTCCGCAGGACAAGATCGTCTTCGTCGAACAGTTCCGCGTGCCGCTGCAGGCCAACACCATCGAGATGCCCGCCGGACTGGTGGGCGACATCCACGCCGACGAATCCATCGAGGTCTCGGCCATCCGGGAGCTGGAGGAAGAAACCGGCTGGACCGCCGAGCACGCCGAAGTGCTGCTGATCGGCCCGGTCTCCTCGGGCAGCACCAGCGAACAGATCGCCTTCGTCCGCGCCAGTGGCCTGACCAAAGTCGGTGAGGGCGGCGGCGATGGCGACGAGAACATCACCGTCCACGAGATTCCGCGCACCCAGGCCGCCGCCTGGCTGGTGTCCAAGCTGGGCGAGGGCTACCAGCTGGACGCCAAGCTCTGGGCCGGCCTGTGGATGATCGAACACCACCTGGACGGTACGCCGCGTGGCTGA
- a CDS encoding 5'-3' exonuclease H3TH domain-containing protein — translation MPPVQAQRPTPLYLVDASLYVFRAWHSMPDQFQDTEGWPTNAVHGFARFLAELLERERPGHIAIAFDEALDSCFRHALYPAYKGNREPAPPELRRQFAHCKALCAALGLPVLAHHHYEADDLIGSALHAARPLAFRGVIVSADKDLSQLLGAHDEQWDFARRVSWGMGGVKARHGVEAHQIADYLALCGDAIDNIPGVTGIGAKTAAILLAHFGSLDALLARCDEVAYLRMRGAAQVAMRLREQREHALLWRQLTTIALDAPLDGAVPGFARLDADGDMLDALCQSLRFGPTLRRRLRTVAGLEHPWAPPQDDDAPHFPSYEPA, via the coding sequence ATGCCCCCCGTCCAGGCGCAGCGGCCGACCCCGCTGTACCTGGTCGATGCCAGCCTGTACGTGTTCCGCGCCTGGCATTCGATGCCCGACCAGTTCCAGGACACCGAAGGCTGGCCGACCAATGCGGTGCATGGCTTTGCGCGTTTTCTGGCCGAACTGCTCGAACGCGAACGGCCCGGCCATATCGCCATTGCTTTCGACGAGGCGCTGGACAGTTGCTTCCGCCATGCGCTCTACCCTGCCTACAAGGGCAACCGCGAACCGGCACCGCCGGAACTGCGGCGCCAGTTCGCCCACTGCAAGGCGCTGTGCGCCGCGCTGGGCCTGCCGGTGCTGGCCCACCACCACTACGAGGCCGACGACCTGATCGGCAGCGCGCTGCATGCGGCCCGCCCGCTGGCATTCCGCGGGGTGATCGTCTCGGCCGACAAGGACCTCTCCCAGCTGCTCGGTGCGCACGACGAGCAATGGGATTTCGCTCGCCGCGTGAGCTGGGGCATGGGCGGGGTCAAGGCCCGCCACGGCGTTGAGGCCCACCAGATCGCCGACTATCTGGCCCTGTGCGGCGATGCCATCGACAACATCCCCGGGGTGACCGGCATCGGCGCCAAGACCGCCGCGATCCTGCTGGCGCACTTCGGCAGCCTGGATGCGCTGCTAGCACGCTGCGACGAGGTCGCCTATCTGCGCATGCGCGGCGCGGCCCAGGTGGCGATGCGCCTGCGCGAGCAGCGTGAGCACGCGCTGCTCTGGCGGCAGTTGACCACCATCGCCCTGGATGCGCCGCTGGACGGCGCAGTGCCCGGTTTCGCGAGACTGGACGCCGATGGCGACATGCTGGACGCGCTCTGTCAGTCGCTGCGCTTCGGCCCGACCCTGCGCCGCCGGCTGCGCACCGTGGCCGGCCTGGAACACCCCTGGGCGCCGCCGCAGGACGACGACGCTCCCCATTTCCCTTCCTACGAGCCCGCCTGA
- a CDS encoding nitroreductase — protein MPTPELLQALDQRRSVPSKQLRDPGPDQATLLRILRSASRVPDHGKLVPFRFVRIQGQARQAMGELLAARTLALDPQAPASAVEKDRHRFSHAPLVVTVVACLRPGHKVPLEEQWLTAGSVCFALLQAAQAAGFGAQWLTGWPAYDAEVHAALGLGPDERIAGFMHLGTAAMEAPERERPDPADLLTDWPGRD, from the coding sequence ATGCCGACCCCCGAACTGCTGCAAGCCCTCGACCAGCGCCGTTCAGTCCCGTCCAAGCAGCTCCGCGACCCCGGCCCCGACCAGGCCACGCTGCTGCGCATTCTGCGCAGTGCCTCGCGCGTCCCGGACCACGGCAAGCTGGTGCCGTTCCGCTTCGTGCGCATCCAGGGCCAGGCCCGTCAGGCGATGGGCGAGCTGCTCGCCGCGCGCACCCTGGCCCTGGACCCGCAGGCCCCTGCCTCGGCCGTGGAGAAGGACCGGCACCGCTTTTCCCATGCGCCGCTGGTCGTCACTGTCGTCGCATGCCTGCGCCCGGGTCACAAAGTGCCCCTGGAGGAGCAATGGCTGACCGCCGGCAGCGTGTGCTTCGCCCTGCTCCAGGCCGCGCAGGCGGCCGGTTTCGGCGCGCAGTGGCTGACCGGCTGGCCGGCATACGATGCCGAGGTGCACGCGGCTCTGGGCCTTGGCCCGGACGAGCGGATCGCCGGCTTCATGCACCTGGGGACTGCGGCCATGGAAGCCCCCGAGCGCGAGCGTCCCGATCCGGCGGACCTGCTGACCGACTGGCCCGGCCGTGACTGA
- a CDS encoding transglutaminase family protein, whose translation MLIRLGYEIAFRFPQPTPMLVTLNIHDSRRTDIVIGQELRALPGVPMRQYHDSFGNTCTRLVAPAGLLTLHADAVVQDSGVQDLTMPLAREIPVPELPDEALLFLLGSRYCETDQLVGMAWDLFGHTPPGWQRVQAICDYVHGQIEFGYHHASATKGAAQALREGRGVCRDFAHSAIALCRCMNIPARYCTGYLGDIGIPPVDAPMDFSAWFEAYLDGTWYTFDARHNVPRIGRVLIARGRDAADAAISNSFGANTLEKFVVWTDQTDDPSLSPRMAGISAVPALQAV comes from the coding sequence ATGCTCATCCGACTGGGTTACGAGATTGCCTTCCGCTTCCCGCAGCCGACGCCGATGCTGGTGACGCTCAATATCCATGACAGTCGGCGCACCGACATCGTCATCGGACAGGAGTTGCGCGCCCTGCCCGGCGTGCCGATGCGTCAGTACCACGACAGCTTTGGCAACACCTGCACGCGCCTGGTCGCGCCGGCGGGACTGCTGACACTGCACGCCGACGCGGTGGTCCAGGACAGCGGCGTGCAGGACCTCACCATGCCGCTGGCCCGCGAGATCCCCGTGCCAGAGCTGCCGGATGAGGCCCTGCTATTTCTGCTGGGCAGCCGCTATTGCGAGACCGACCAACTGGTCGGCATGGCCTGGGACCTGTTCGGCCACACGCCCCCGGGCTGGCAGCGGGTGCAGGCCATCTGCGACTACGTCCACGGCCAGATCGAATTCGGCTACCACCACGCCAGTGCCACCAAGGGTGCGGCGCAGGCGCTGCGCGAGGGGCGCGGGGTCTGCCGGGATTTTGCCCACTCGGCCATCGCGCTGTGCCGCTGCATGAACATCCCGGCCCGCTACTGCACCGGGTACCTGGGCGACATCGGCATCCCACCGGTCGACGCACCGATGGACTTCTCGGCCTGGTTCGAGGCCTATCTGGACGGCACCTGGTACACCTTCGATGCGCGCCACAACGTCCCCCGCATCGGCCGGGTGCTGATCGCCCGCGGCCGCGACGCGGCCGACGCGGCCATCAGCAACAGCTTCGGCGCCAACACCCTGGAGAAGTTCGTCGTCTGGACCGACCAGACCGACGACCCTTCGCTGTCCCCGCGCATGGCGGGCATCTCGGCGGTGCCGGCCCTGCAGGCTGTCTGA
- the prmC gene encoding peptide chain release factor N(5)-glutamine methyltransferase → MNTQSPLRLDALARRGAAQLAGVDARYEAELLLLHALQRDRAWLFAHGADAADEVLQAAYAALVARRAAGEPIAYITGSRGFWTLDLQVTPATLIPRPETERLVELALERLPADMPLQVADLGTGSGAIALAIASERPQARVVATDASEAALTVAQGNARAHALDNVAFVQGDWFAPLAGQRFDLIASNPPYIEAGDAHLSQGDLRFEPASALASGADGLDDIRRIVGQAPAHLIAGGWLLLEHGLDQGVGVRALLEEVGFVEVQTAQDLEARDRVTLGQWNGQAG, encoded by the coding sequence ATGAATACGCAGTCACCCCTGCGCCTGGATGCACTGGCGCGCCGCGGCGCCGCGCAACTGGCCGGTGTCGATGCCCGTTACGAGGCCGAGTTGCTGCTGCTGCACGCGCTGCAGCGCGACCGCGCGTGGCTGTTCGCGCATGGCGCCGATGCGGCCGATGAGGTGCTGCAGGCCGCCTACGCCGCGCTGGTGGCACGGCGGGCAGCGGGCGAACCGATCGCCTACATCACCGGGTCGCGCGGGTTCTGGACGCTGGACCTGCAGGTCACGCCGGCCACGCTGATTCCCCGGCCCGAGACCGAGCGGCTGGTCGAACTGGCGCTGGAGCGGCTGCCAGCCGACATGCCGCTCCAGGTGGCGGACCTGGGGACCGGCAGCGGCGCGATCGCGCTGGCCATTGCCAGCGAGCGTCCGCAGGCGCGCGTGGTGGCCACCGACGCCAGTGAGGCCGCCCTGACGGTTGCCCAGGGCAATGCGCGTGCGCATGCATTGGACAACGTCGCATTCGTGCAGGGCGACTGGTTTGCGCCGCTGGCCGGTCAGCGCTTCGACCTGATCGCCAGCAATCCGCCCTACATCGAGGCCGGCGACGCGCATCTGTCCCAGGGGGATCTGCGCTTCGAGCCGGCCAGCGCGCTGGCCTCTGGCGCAGATGGGCTGGATGACATCCGCCGCATCGTCGGGCAGGCGCCGGCCCATCTGATCGCAGGCGGATGGCTGCTGCTGGAGCATGGTTTGGATCAGGGCGTCGGGGTACGGGCGCTGCTTGAAGAAGTCGGCTTTGTCGAAGTGCAAACCGCACAGGACCTGGAGGCGCGGGACCGGGTGACGCTGGGGCAATGGAACGGGCAGGCAGGCTGA
- a CDS encoding N-formylglutamate amidohydrolase produces the protein MAEASLLGPEDPPAFALISEGAPSPFLLIADHAGQAVPAALDRLGLAQAELDRHIGWDIGVAGTTRKLAALLDATAVLQTYSRLVIDCNRPPGAPGSIAAVSDGTDIAANVAASEAQRAQRVAEIFAPYHACIGAQLDARAARGQPTILIAMHSFTPVYAGIVRPWQAGVLYQRDARFAMALKPLLEAEGLVVGDNEPYAVSDATDYAIPVHGERRGLVHLELEIRQDLIAHEEGQAAWAARLARLFSDLATDFTPA, from the coding sequence GTGGCTGAGGCCAGCCTGCTCGGCCCCGAGGATCCCCCTGCGTTCGCCCTGATCAGCGAGGGCGCACCCTCGCCCTTCCTGCTGATCGCCGACCATGCCGGGCAGGCCGTGCCGGCGGCACTGGACCGCCTGGGGCTTGCGCAGGCCGAACTGGACCGGCACATCGGCTGGGACATCGGCGTCGCCGGCACCACGCGCAAGCTGGCGGCCCTGCTCGATGCCACGGCGGTGCTGCAGACCTATTCGCGCCTGGTCATCGACTGCAACCGTCCACCAGGAGCGCCCGGCTCGATCGCCGCGGTCAGTGACGGCACCGACATCGCCGCCAACGTGGCGGCCAGCGAGGCCCAGCGCGCGCAGCGCGTGGCCGAGATCTTCGCGCCCTACCACGCCTGCATCGGTGCCCAGCTCGATGCGCGCGCCGCACGCGGCCAGCCGACCATCCTGATCGCCATGCACAGCTTCACCCCGGTGTATGCGGGAATCGTGCGGCCCTGGCAGGCTGGCGTGCTGTACCAGCGCGATGCACGCTTTGCCATGGCGCTCAAGCCACTGCTGGAAGCCGAGGGACTGGTCGTGGGCGACAACGAGCCCTACGCGGTCAGTGACGCCACTGACTACGCCATCCCCGTGCATGGAGAACGACGTGGACTGGTGCACCTGGAACTGGAGATTCGCCAGGACCTGATCGCACACGAGGAGGGGCAGGCGGCTTGGGCGGCGCGTCTGGCGCGCCTGTTCAGCGATCTGGCGACGGACTTCACGCCCGCCTAG